A stretch of Aythya fuligula isolate bAytFul2 chromosome 1, bAytFul2.pri, whole genome shotgun sequence DNA encodes these proteins:
- the CDC42EP1 gene encoding cdc42 effector protein 1, producing the protein MSLGKLPVLSWVSGSHGKRRLKSELTPDMISPPLGDFRHTMHVGRGGDVFGDTSFLSNHGGAETAKANNFFTRTLRHVRRTPLRSRGSGSQVVASPEPPAISPIIKNAVSLPQLNEATYDGGGGGLTSKFSFKSASNSFSKTHQAYGLESGFCTIPRVPRLEKAQENTFPGDAELARSDSLLSFRLDLGPSLMSELLQVMSFSETNGSEAAEDNRDLPGSHTVPQGEGTEDGVPPGPDASHGEVKATSSFWDRSGQASSLLGLSVRANGEAHAIERAREDPGWASGPGAAPGGTLWQGHWNDCSIEAGEFERAAQVLARHYGGTSTPRSSEKGEGARQGRTQAAWESPSSSLWRSQVTAARRSPETPWNQGDEDEEEEEEEEAELPSLQEGYSGSRGGRSNSFEYADEEEEEDDEVKV; encoded by the exons ATGAGCCTGGGGAAGCTGCCGGTGCTCAGCTGGGTGTCGGGCTCCCACGGCAAGCGGCGGCTGAAGTCGGAGCTGACGCCCGACATGATCAGCCCGCCGCTGGGGGACTTTCGGCACACCATGCATGTGGGGCGCGGCGGGGACGTCTTCGGGGACACCTCCTTCCTCAGCAACCACGGCGGGGCCGAGACAGCCAAAGCCAACAACTTCTTCACCCGGACGCTGCGGCACGTCCGACGGACGCCGCTGAGGAGCCGGGGCAGCGGGAGCCAGGTGGTGGCGTCGCCCGAGCCGCCTGCCATCTCGCCCATCATCAAGAACGCCGTCTCGCTGCCGCAGCTCAACGAGGCGACGTAcgacggcggcggcggaggTTTGACCAGCAAGTTCTCCTTCAAAAGCGCCTCCAACAGCTTCTCCAAAACGCACCAGGCCTACG GGCTGGAGTCTGGCTTTTGCACCATCCCTCGCGTCCCTCGCCTGGAAAAGGCCCAGGAGAACACCTTCCCCGGGGACGCAGAGCTCGCCCGCTCGGACTCCCTGCTGTCCTTCCGCCTGGACCTGGGGCCCTCCCTCATGAGCGAGCTCCTCCAGGTGATGAGCTTCTCCGAAACCAACGGCAGCGAGGCAGCGGAGGACAACCGAGACCTGCCCGGCAGCCACACAGTCCCGCAGGGCGAGGGGACTGAGGATGGGGTCCCTCCAGGACCTGATGCATCCCACGGAGAGGTGAAGGCAACGTCCAGCTTCTGGGACCGCTCCGGGCAGGCCAGCTCGCTGCTGGGGCTGTCCGTCCGCGCCAACGGGGAGGCTCACGCCATCGAGCGTGCCAGAGAGGACCCGGGCTGGGCTTCGGGGCCGGGGGCAGCACCCGGAGGGACCCTGTGGCAGGGGCACTGGAACGACTGCTCCATCGAGGCGGGAGAGTTCGAGCGGGCAGCTCAGGTCCTGGCTCGCCATTACGGGGGGACGAGCACCCCACGCAGCTCGGAGAAGGGCGAGGGTGCCCGGCAAGGCCGGACACAAGCCGCGTgggagagccccagcagcagcctgtggcgGTCGCAAGTGACAGCGGCGAGACGGTCCCCAGAGACCCCCTGGAACCAAGGAgatgaggatgaagaggaggaggaggaggaggaggccgagctccccagcctgcaggagggGTACAGTGGCAGCCGGGGGGGGCGCAGCAACTCCTTCGAGTATGccgacgaggaggaggaggaggacgatgAAGTCAAGGTGTGA